aaattatatgaTTCAACCTTTCGACTAATAAGCGAATTTTAGTACttatattttttattcattttaacaattaaatttaataattaagtaaatattaatctttaagtttgaaaaatataaaagttagcATTATAAAATCGTGTCACAAtatcatttaaaataaaattatataaacttTTAAGTGATAACCAGATACAATCTTAAAGTATTATATTTagtgttttaataattaaattgttGGTTGAACATGTCTGACCATCAATTTTTGATACATCATGTGTAATTATATGCATAAGCCTTTAACTCTTATCATATGCATTGTCATATTTAAGGTATAATTCAGTTTGTTAACTTTAATCTAGATCGTAGTAGTTCTCAATTCATTTATGctgtaataatttaattttattttgtgatTATTCAGACATTTTATTTGTGCTGaactaatttaatatttatgattactttcacatatatttgtactTTAATTACAGTATACTTGTAACACTTTAAACATCatataaaattcattttttttttgaaaaaaagttTGTTTATTATCTAgttgttatataattatttttgagaaattttatataattatgaTATTCATATTGTTTGTGTTTATTTTATCtacaatataataattaatatttattttacttactttgtatttaaaaatatgtttttattttgttattaataattaaatttataattatttttactatgTAGAATTATATCTACACAATAtttcaattatatttttataaatatgctTAAAAATATGGTTTAATATTTGTGAATAAAGTCATGAAACATTTAGGAataagttaatttaattaaaaataattcaaatacaCTTAAAGTTTTCGTAATTTTCATTGCTCAATATTTATTTCAaagaatttaatttatatattattcgaATTTAAAAGACGATTTTAACGGTTAATATTTTAAAAAGTCAAAAAGCTACAAAGTATTTTTTTAAATGCCAAATTTAATCaaagaatttaaataatttaataaaaagaagGGAAAATCTCAACATAGACACCCCATTCAATCAAATTTAGTTGATTTACTGTCACATTTTCAACCAGAAATTGCATGTGACTTTTCTCCTATACGGTTTGCAAGATTTTCAACATTGTCGAGACGCTCGAAGTTGGAAGTACATAAAAACCGGGGCGGGATTGGGGACACGTGTTAGCCATGTGGGAGTGCTGTCAGACATAAATCGGTGACCAAAGGGTCCACTGATTATGTCGTTAGTGCCTTTTTTCTTACCCATTCGATGAAAGCATGAGCTGTAAATTGGACACGTGGTAGCTTGAGGTTTATTTTTTCTTTGATCGAAGTGGTAGCGTGAGTTGGAGTGGGAAATTGGTCAATAAAATTCGGCATGTGGGGATACGTCATACGTCCCTTTTTCAtttcaaatcaattcaacatgatcaatttatctaaaatttaagaaatttaattttaacgtttttaattaaaatgtgatttaatccaaaattaaaacatcatcTATTTTAAGTAAGCTCTAAATTAgtggtaaatttatattttaatttaaaaattataaaataattattcaactacttaaaatttttatttaagttacttaaaatttttatttaagttacttggtgttatgttttttttaagtttaattaGTAACCTCTAATTGATGATTTGAAAATCAATATAGTGGATCAGTACCTATCGATGAGTAAGAGAGCATTATTTAGATTTAAGTTAATCTAACAgtcaatgtcgaaaatttgagaagaaagttttttagatttttattcgCAGATTCGTGACGTTCAAAACTATTTCATGTAAAAAAAGAATCGAAttgaagaagagaagagaaaaaaaagtttTCAATTGGTGTAAACgatataaacaaaaaaaaaaatcatataacaaCTATTTTTACAATTCAATAACTTAAACAAACTAATAGTTAACATTCGAAAATAACCTTAATCATTAaacacattaattaaaaatatgcgatggaatttaaatttgaaatatttacTTGCTAATAAGATTTTAGCACGATTtagcaaattttaattattaaagttTTAACATCATTGttttaagtatttaaaattttattttttctatattttaaatcaattttaataGGAATGAAGTAAATAAACTTAAACaggttttattataaaatatagcaaattaaataattatttaaaagaataacgtggttttttatttttaaaaaatacggTGTTGTTTTCTCTTAAAGAGTGATATCGCCATGTCAGATAAATAATTTTGTCAcactttaaattaaaaaattttgaattatctCGTATAACACTTAtaataaatatgttatgatgataGAATCTCAATaaaatctatttattttataatctaaaaatcacaatttttaataattatttaatttactatAAGTATATTAATAAAACCAAACAATCAAacttttttattgaaaatattagaAAAGAAATGTATTAATACATTGATGATAATGTCAAATTCTGTGGTTCTTGTTCTTGCTTTTTTGCCAATGGGATTTCTTGAATGTTAATGTCACAACAATCATAATTCAAATcaatgaatcttaaaaaaaaaaaaaaaagtaaaccaATCAAAATTCAATGACTCAATTTTGGATTGAGTGGTCCGATGGATTGAGTTGAGGTTCTAATGTATTATTAATTGGtctaataaaatattattgaatTAGATTTTCAATACACCAATCGAAAATCAACTAAattgagacaaaaaaaaaaaaacccaataaTTCAACATGTGGCCATTCATGTTATCTTGTATGGTATGAACctcaaaaaagaaaaatcaacaaTAATGTTAATGGAAAGTGGTCTAAATACGTATACTTTTGTGATAAAAGTATAGCATGAGTTGGAATGTAATAAGCTATGTGTTGTTAATagaagaaaattttgctcataaATAATAGATATGAAAAgttctaattaaaattaaattagaattttatGAGCTATTTGCttagttttctttattttatttcgtgGTATTCATTGTGGCTTCtctcttttcaaattttaaatctattttgTGGTATCTTTATTGTATTCACGAGCTGTGATGGATAGATGGCGGTACTTGTTGTTGCTGAACCTCTATTAGCCACCAATAGTTTCTTTTGAAAAGTGGGTTGGTTGTAGATATTCAAATGCTGGCTTTTCATCGACTTCTTAACATGTTTTTGTTTTGAGAGTATTTCGAAATAATAAATACTTTCACGAGCCGATTTAGACCTGTGTTATCTTATGTTTTATattgtttttgtttgtttgtttttcatTAAGTCTTCGCTTTTGGAGATTTTTATCTTGTGTTGTAAAAGTTTTTTAGTTTCGCTTTTGCAAATTATTTGAGGGATGGTTTTATTATTGTCCTCTCCTATTTGGTTGATCTTTGGTTCTTTTGTCGATTATGTCCGCCGCTTTGGACCATCTGAGATAAATTTTTTTATGTTGATGGGTGCTTGCAATCACTCTAGATATGTCGTTCTTGAGTTGTGGCAAAGTCTACTGTCAATGTGCCGTAATATTCTATTGAGCTAAGGCCGAAGCCTTTGTCATGTTGATAGAGTTTGTCCTTCATCACCAACATCAAgatctaaaaatgaaaaaatatatgaatttaaatttaaatataacactAGAGCAATGAATTATCAAAGAGTAATCACTTTCACTAATTTTTATAGAGTTAATTTCATCAAACATTCCTAAATTATGATTTTCGTTTTTGTTTGGTtctcaaatttcaaaatattctAATTACATCTTTAAACAATCAATGTTATATCAAATTGGTCCTTCTATTGTTGAAATCGTTAGTTTAACcattaaatatgatataatttaaaataaaaattttaaagaaaattaaaatgttaccgcataacttttaaaattaaaaagtaaaaataaaataaaatggaaaaaaaaaacaaagagtgAACAATAGTTTATGCAAATGCTTGAAAACCACGAaatcaaaaattttaatattcatttttCTTTATTAAGTTATGTCATGTAAAATCGGACATTTCATTTAacgattaatttaataattttagaaacaaaatgactttattaatataacattaatagtttaaggaccaaattaaaaCGAAAATTATAAATTGGAGATGTTTGGTGCAATTAATTCATTTTCATAATAGCTTATTTTGTTaaacaaattaattttaatatttttcatctcataaaaaaaaataaaagaaggcgCGCACCGGAGTTCATTAAAACTTTCTAGGGGGAGTGGCATGACAAGTCTTCTAAGTAATCCGAGACCGAATCCTTTATGAGGCCCAAAATCTTATGCCTATAGAAAAATAACCCAACAGCCTCTCCTTTATGCACATACTTGTGCTTGAAGGTTGATAACAGATTTTAAAGAGTTCAGGCAAAATTAGGTTTTCACATTCTATTTAAAATATGAGTAAACATTCAATGTTTAAGTTCGACTTCATTTAACTCATTTCtaaatttgtaatattttatgttattatttttatgttggtGTTTTGTCTCTTTTTTATCGAAAGAACTGTACAGGAATCGAACTTGAATAAACAAACTTTTGTTcatgttcatttgtttatttttaagtttgtttgtgttcgttaaaaatttcaaaatatttgttcgtttttatttatttaaaattatgcgTGTTTATATTCGTCTATTTAATGCTCATGAACATGTTCATTTAAACAATGTTCAAGAACAATATTCATGAACGATAAACAAgcaaataataaacaaacatatatatatttagatataaaatagtcaaatataaatattaataatcatattataaataaaaaatacaaaccaaaattattttattgatatatgcTAATGGAACAATAAATATGCTTTAAACGAACATAAACGAACTTGTTCATAAACATAAGTGAATTAAACAAGCTTTTTtcatgtttatgtttggtttatTTAACAAACGAGCTTCAAAACCTTGTTCATGTTCATTTATTTAACTTAATGAACAAACAAAAATCGAACTATTAATGAACTGTTCATCGAACCCTCTGTTCGTTTACAGCCCTATCTATTGAGAGCCATGTTTGGTTCACATAGGAGGTGCCTCGATTGGTTCAAGTGGTACCATACTCCAAGTATGTTGCCTATAAGTCTTAGGTTGGTGGTTCAAGTCTCCCTGTGCACAAGTTAGGTTATCTGCATAATTGTTATTACGCCTTACACTAACACCTCTCCCGTAAGTCTTGCAGTTCAAATCTTCGTAGCTCCACCAACCAAGATTCTCCTCCTTTGTGAACTACACATGGATCTCGACATTGTTGAAGCTCAACTACTAACCCGACAGATGATAAATCAAAGATTGGACCTCTCAATAAATATATTAACATCATACATAAGCCCAACCCGAATTTAACTTAACCCAACTCATGACTACACGAGGATTACTATGGAATAAAACGGGCTGCCCACACCTCCACCAGCAAGGCCCCGTCTCCCCTCATTCTCTAATATTCCCTAATTAGGTCAAGATGACACATAAGCTTACATATTTTTAAAGAAGATCTCATTATTATGGTATGAAATATTATGAATTACACGTGCCTTGTTCAACTTCATACAAATTGAGAAGGACAATGCAACCCGTGAATGCTGTCACTAAATTCtttaaagaaaaagaacaaaagctttcttctttcttctttctttcatgCTTCACTTTTTTGCTTGTCATCGAATCTGCCATACTCTCTTTTTGTTTGGTCCCATCCATTACCGTCTTATCATCTTATGCTTTTTCTCGTTTCACCACTTCATTATTAGCAAACAACCAAGGCCATAAACTTTATGGctaagttttggtatttggtatGCATGATCACATTCCTCGAGCTGTCAAAATTGGCTATTTCCCGGCCTGAACAAGTTCCAACACCACCACTACCAGTGCTACCACTTCCAACATTTTCACAACTCAAATGGCAACGAAGAGAACTCATAATGTTCCTTCATTTCGGTGTCAACACATTCACAGACTCCGAACGGGGCACCGGCAAAGAAAACCCATCAATGTTCAACCCCGTCGGTCTCGATACCAAACAATGGGTCACCGTAGCTGCCGGGGCAGGGATTTCTCTAATGATCCTCACCGCAAAACACCACGATGGCTTCTGCTTATGGCCTTCTAAATACACCCACCACTCCGTTATATCGTCTCCTTGGAGAAACGGCCACGGCGACGTTGTACAAGAGTTCATCGACTCTGTCAAGACCCATGGCGGCGGCGGCATCGATGCTGGGCTCTACCTTTCGCCATGGGATCGTCATGATAAAAGATACGGCCATGATTTGCAGTACAACGAGTATTATTTAGCTCAGTTACAAGAACTGCTTACTAAGTAAGATTCAAAAACCAacacccatttttttttctttaaattatatTGATCTTTCTATATATTCTGATCATTGAAACATTTTGACATACATTTGGCAGATATGGGAGTGTGAAGGAGATATGGTTTGATGGATTCAAGGGTAAAGATGCTAAGAACATGTCTTACTACTTCTCTGATTGGTTTGCAATGGTGAGAGAGTTGCAGAGTTCGATCAACATATTTTCCGATGCCGGTCCTGGTGTACGGTGGGTCGGGAACGAAAAAGGATTCGCCGGAAACACGAGCTGGTCTACCATAAATAGTACCTTGCTGTCGATCGGAAACGCAAGCATTGGCGAGTAATTTTCTAAACTTTGGAAAAAAATTTATCTTGTATAGATAGAGTAATGGTAACATGGTAAGTTTTTTT
This window of the Gossypium arboreum isolate Shixiya-1 chromosome 12, ASM2569848v2, whole genome shotgun sequence genome carries:
- the LOC108476781 gene encoding alpha-L-fucosidase 1-like; the protein is MAKFWYLVCMITFLELSKLAISRPEQVPTPPLPVLPLPTFSQLKWQRRELIMFLHFGVNTFTDSERGTGKENPSMFNPVGLDTKQWVTVAAGAGISLMILTAKHHDGFCLWPSKYTHHSVISSPWRNGHGDVVQEFIDSVKTHGGGGIDAGLYLSPWDRHDKRYGHDLQYNEYYLAQLQELLTKYGSVKEIWFDGFKGKDAKNMSYYFSDWFAMVRELQSSINIFSDAGPGVRWVGNEKGFAGNTSWSTINSTLLSIGNASIGDYLNTGDPKGTNWLPAECDVSIREGWFWHKSQSPKKLSQLLDIYYNSVGRNCVMLLNVPPNSTGLISESDIHRLKEFRAAIDTIFSTNLAEKCIVKVSSQRGGKGGGFGPENVLDNDHVWTYWSPKENKNEHWIEIKVPNGEEGMKFNVVRIQEPIGLGQRIIKHEIYVDGKKVVQGTTVGYKRLHRLEKVLHCRAVRIIVKESKGLPLISSIGLHLDPYWKP